The following are encoded together in the Paludisphaera mucosa genome:
- a CDS encoding FHA domain-containing protein, with product MNYTLKVVKGRSDVTALRLIDGVNSVGRHDDCVIRIRSSQVSRRHCEVFEADGRLMVRDLGSSNGTYVNGKRVLGQQPLKAGDVIGIGGVALRVDPLKAGAAAADGPSGDTAELDAVVDAVEVDEADDFEVSVDAADDDGFDVDVAGLDDAIPLDDEPEPAPAPAKASKKSADKKPKPAEETVDVAAEAAPAGKEDDAVAQFLMDLKLDDDE from the coding sequence ATGAATTACACACTCAAGGTCGTCAAGGGGCGGAGCGACGTCACCGCCCTCAGGCTGATCGACGGCGTCAACAGCGTGGGCCGTCACGACGATTGCGTGATCCGGATCCGCTCCTCGCAGGTGAGCCGGCGCCATTGCGAGGTCTTCGAGGCCGACGGCCGCCTGATGGTCCGCGACCTGGGCAGCTCCAACGGCACCTACGTGAACGGCAAGCGCGTGCTGGGCCAGCAGCCGCTCAAGGCGGGCGACGTCATCGGCATCGGCGGCGTCGCGCTGCGGGTCGACCCCCTCAAGGCGGGCGCGGCCGCCGCCGACGGCCCGAGCGGCGACACCGCCGAGCTGGATGCGGTCGTCGACGCCGTCGAGGTGGACGAGGCCGACGACTTCGAGGTGAGCGTCGACGCCGCCGACGACGACGGCTTCGACGTCGACGTCGCCGGGCTCGACGACGCCATCCCCCTCGACGACGAGCCCGAGCCGGCCCCCGCGCCCGCGAAGGCCTCCAAGAAGTCGGCCGACAAGAAGCCCAAGCCCGCCGAGGAGACGGTGGACGTCGCCGCCGAGGCCGCCCCCGCCGGCAAGGAGGACGACGCCGTGGCCCAGTTCCTCATGGACCTCAAGCTCGACGACGACGAATGA
- the tig gene encoding trigger factor produces the protein MTPGEDNELTTSTSVEEPEGEATSVEPEKRKLDLDVQVKDAGACKKHITITIPRAEIDRQFEESLGALQKEAQVPGFRPGRAPKTLVVKRFKKQVADQVKSTLLMESLEQIDRDYQLNPITQPKLDVAAIELPEEGPLAFDMEVEVRPEFAVPSYQGLKVKRPVRTVTDKDVDVQYERFLERYARIVPKLEGGAEIGDYLTADLTFLREDGAVINEVKEVQFRLQPELRFQDGRIPAMGKALAGIKPEETREADAELGTSVADPSLRGKAVKVKATVHDLKQVQLPEVHHEFLQGIGFDSVEELRGAVRDALVRRIEAQQRQAVRRQVLDALIEATPFELPPDLVSRQEKGTASRLVMELREEGFSPEDIRARQAEIRANAHEMTLRSLKEFFILAKVAEAEDIKVEDEDLELEIEAMAERSGESVRRVRARVDKEGLADAMATQILERRSLDHILKSIEYEDVAADEPDVAVETLDEAATPEAEAPEGDEAAAAE, from the coding sequence ATGACACCTGGCGAAGACAACGAGCTGACCACGTCGACCAGCGTCGAAGAGCCCGAGGGCGAAGCGACTTCGGTCGAACCGGAGAAGCGGAAACTCGATCTCGACGTCCAGGTCAAAGACGCCGGCGCCTGCAAGAAGCACATCACCATCACGATCCCTCGGGCGGAGATCGACCGCCAGTTCGAGGAATCGCTCGGGGCCCTGCAGAAAGAAGCGCAGGTCCCCGGCTTCCGCCCCGGGCGGGCCCCCAAGACGCTCGTCGTCAAGCGGTTCAAGAAGCAGGTGGCCGACCAGGTCAAGTCGACGCTCCTCATGGAGTCGCTCGAGCAGATCGACCGCGACTACCAGCTCAACCCGATCACCCAGCCCAAGCTGGACGTGGCCGCCATCGAGCTCCCCGAGGAGGGCCCCCTGGCCTTCGACATGGAGGTCGAGGTGCGGCCCGAATTCGCCGTCCCGAGCTACCAGGGCCTGAAGGTCAAGCGGCCCGTCCGGACCGTGACCGACAAGGACGTCGACGTCCAGTACGAGCGGTTCCTGGAGCGCTACGCCCGGATCGTCCCCAAGCTCGAGGGCGGGGCCGAGATCGGCGACTACCTGACCGCCGACCTGACCTTCCTCCGCGAGGACGGCGCGGTCATCAACGAGGTCAAGGAAGTCCAGTTCCGGCTCCAGCCCGAGCTGCGGTTCCAGGACGGCCGGATCCCCGCGATGGGCAAGGCCCTGGCCGGAATCAAGCCCGAGGAGACCCGCGAGGCCGACGCCGAGCTGGGCACCTCGGTCGCCGACCCCTCGCTGCGGGGCAAGGCGGTCAAGGTCAAGGCGACCGTCCACGACCTGAAGCAGGTGCAGCTGCCGGAAGTCCACCACGAGTTCCTCCAGGGGATCGGCTTCGACAGCGTCGAAGAGCTGCGCGGGGCCGTCCGCGACGCCCTGGTCCGCCGCATCGAGGCCCAGCAGCGCCAGGCGGTCCGCCGCCAGGTGCTCGACGCCCTGATCGAGGCCACCCCGTTCGAGCTGCCCCCCGACCTCGTCTCCCGCCAGGAGAAGGGGACCGCCTCCCGCCTGGTCATGGAGCTGCGCGAGGAAGGCTTCTCGCCCGAGGACATCCGCGCCCGCCAGGCCGAGATCCGCGCCAACGCCCACGAGATGACGCTCCGCTCCCTCAAGGAGTTCTTCATCCTCGCCAAGGTCGCCGAGGCCGAGGACATCAAGGTCGAGGACGAGGACCTGGAGCTGGAGATCGAGGCCATGGCCGAACGCTCCGGCGAGAGCGTCCGCCGCGTCCGCGCCCGGGTCGACAAGGAAGGCCTGGCCGACGCCATGGCCACCCAGATCCTCGAACGCCGCTCGCTCGACCACATCCTCAAGTCGATCGAGTACGAGGACGTCGCGGCGGACGAGCCCGACGTCGCCGTCGAGACCCTCGACGAGGCCGCCACCCCCGAAGCCGAAGCCCCCGAGGGCGACGAGGCGGCCGCCGCGGAGTAA
- a CDS encoding ClpP family protease, whose amino-acid sequence MPFDHPLAEPKLQRYRDYARQRQMTLGDLLLENRIVFLEGVIDDGVANNAVMKFLYLQYENRTQGISFYINSPGGSVSSTLAIYDTMQFIECQIATYCIGLAASGAAVLLAGGSKGRRFSLPHSKIMIHQPYGQVGGQVSDIEIQAEEIIKSRHVINEILARHTGQPIERIAKDTERDRYLTATQAKEYGLVDEVVGRIGGLKGADGGVAPPTPTPGGY is encoded by the coding sequence ATGCCCTTCGACCACCCGCTCGCGGAGCCGAAGCTTCAGCGCTATCGCGACTACGCCCGCCAGAGGCAGATGACCCTCGGCGACCTCCTGCTGGAGAACCGGATCGTCTTCCTGGAAGGCGTGATCGACGACGGCGTGGCCAACAACGCCGTCATGAAGTTCCTGTACCTCCAGTACGAGAACCGGACCCAGGGGATCAGCTTCTACATCAACAGCCCCGGCGGCAGCGTCAGCAGCACGCTGGCGATCTACGACACGATGCAGTTCATCGAGTGCCAGATCGCCACCTACTGCATCGGCCTGGCCGCCTCGGGCGCCGCCGTCCTGCTGGCCGGCGGCAGCAAGGGGCGGCGGTTCTCGCTGCCCCACTCGAAGATCATGATCCACCAGCCCTACGGCCAGGTCGGCGGCCAGGTCTCGGACATCGAGATCCAGGCCGAGGAGATCATCAAGAGCCGCCACGTCATCAACGAGATCCTCGCCCGCCACACCGGCCAGCCCATCGAGCGGATCGCCAAGGACACCGAGCGCGACCGCTACCTGACCGCGACCCAGGCCAAGGAGTACGGCCTGGTCGACGAGGTCGTGGGCCGGATCGGCGGCCTCAAGGGCGCCGACGGGGGCGTCGCGCCCCCGACCCCGACCCCCGGCGGCTATTGA
- a CDS encoding ATP-dependent Clp protease proteolytic subunit, whose product MPLVPIVIERSGREERAMDIYSRLLQDRIIILGTAIDDNVANLVVAQMLVLAHQDAKADIHLYINSPGGSVTAGMAIYDTMQWVPCDVATYCMGQCASMGSLLMTAGAKGKRYALPNSRIMIHQPLAGMEGTATEILIHAEEFIRMKKALNDIYRKHTGQSLERLQEDTDRDRFMSPEEAKDYGLIDHVVDRAPVFPAPTGNPEKI is encoded by the coding sequence ATGCCACTGGTTCCCATCGTCATCGAACGTAGCGGTCGCGAAGAGCGAGCGATGGATATCTATTCCCGCTTGCTCCAGGACCGAATCATCATCCTGGGGACCGCCATCGACGACAACGTCGCCAACCTGGTGGTCGCCCAGATGCTCGTCCTGGCCCATCAAGACGCCAAGGCCGACATCCACCTGTATATCAACAGCCCCGGCGGCAGCGTGACCGCCGGCATGGCGATCTACGACACGATGCAGTGGGTCCCCTGCGACGTCGCCACCTACTGCATGGGCCAGTGCGCCAGCATGGGCTCGCTCCTGATGACCGCCGGCGCCAAGGGCAAGCGCTACGCCCTGCCCAACAGCCGGATCATGATCCACCAGCCGCTCGCCGGCATGGAAGGCACCGCCACCGAGATCCTGATCCATGCGGAGGAGTTCATCCGCATGAAAAAGGCCCTCAACGACATCTACCGCAAGCACACCGGCCAGAGCCTCGAACGCCTCCAGGAAGACACCGACCGCGACCGCTTCATGTCCCCCGAGGAGGCCAAGGACTACGGCCTCATCGACCATGTCGTCGACCGCGCCCCCGTCTTTCCGGCCCCGACCGGCAACCCCGAGAAGATCTGA
- a CDS encoding (deoxy)nucleoside triphosphate pyrophosphohydrolase, producing the protein MAADGGDALILGGIGVIRRGDRFLIRRRPPGTVYAGYWEFPGGKVEPGETPEQATVRECLEETGLAVVATRLRSVVEHAYPHGRVRLHFFDCTPADPVAEPAPEHACIWVPAKGLAGYRFPEANDAILAQLVAESGSP; encoded by the coding sequence ATGGCCGCCGACGGCGGGGACGCCCTCATCCTGGGGGGGATCGGCGTCATCCGCCGGGGCGATCGCTTCCTGATCCGCCGCCGCCCCCCGGGGACGGTCTACGCCGGCTACTGGGAGTTCCCCGGCGGCAAGGTCGAGCCGGGCGAGACCCCGGAGCAGGCCACCGTCCGCGAATGCCTCGAAGAGACCGGCCTGGCCGTCGTCGCGACCCGCCTGCGGAGCGTCGTCGAGCACGCCTACCCCCACGGCCGCGTCCGACTCCACTTCTTCGACTGCACGCCCGCCGACCCCGTCGCCGAGCCCGCCCCCGAACACGCCTGCATCTGGGTCCCCGCGAAAGGCCTGGCCGGCTACCGCTTCCCCGAGGCGAACGACGCCATCCTCGCCCAGCTCGTCGCCGAATCCGGATCGCCGTAG
- a CDS encoding enoyl-ACP reductase FabI, with translation MGLFTGKKGVVLGVANDFSIAWAVTRKLLDEGAEVGFTHLPGDKMERRVRKLAEPIGAKLIASCDVQKDEDIARVFEQAGETYGKLDFVLHSIAFAPLDDIKCAFVDASREGFKTAMEISAYSLAAVSRYASKVMPDGGSILTLTYYGGEKVVPGYNMMGVCKAALDASVKYLAYDLGPKNIRVNAVSAGPVKTLAASAVGDFDDLSGLYDAVAPMQRNITREEVGAAGMFMLSDLSSGITGEILHVDCGYNVMGSPGRALAKGKV, from the coding sequence ATGGGATTGTTCACCGGGAAGAAGGGCGTGGTGCTGGGAGTCGCCAACGATTTCAGCATCGCCTGGGCCGTCACGCGCAAGCTCCTCGACGAGGGCGCGGAGGTCGGCTTCACGCACCTGCCCGGCGACAAGATGGAGCGGCGGGTGCGGAAGCTCGCCGAGCCGATCGGCGCCAAGCTGATCGCCTCGTGCGACGTCCAGAAGGACGAGGACATCGCCCGCGTCTTCGAGCAGGCCGGCGAGACCTACGGCAAGCTCGACTTCGTCCTGCACTCGATCGCCTTCGCCCCGCTCGACGACATCAAGTGCGCGTTCGTCGACGCCAGCCGCGAGGGCTTCAAGACGGCCATGGAGATCAGCGCCTACAGCCTGGCCGCCGTCTCCCGCTACGCCTCGAAGGTCATGCCCGACGGCGGATCGATCCTGACGCTGACCTACTACGGCGGCGAGAAGGTGGTCCCCGGCTACAACATGATGGGCGTCTGCAAGGCCGCGCTCGACGCCTCGGTGAAGTACCTGGCCTACGACCTCGGCCCCAAGAACATCCGGGTCAACGCCGTCTCCGCCGGCCCGGTGAAGACCCTCGCCGCCTCGGCCGTGGGCGACTTCGACGACCTGTCGGGCCTCTACGACGCCGTCGCCCCGATGCAGCGGAACATCACCCGAGAGGAAGTCGGCGCGGCGGGCATGTTCATGCTCTCCGACCTGTCCAGCGGCATCACCGGCGAGATCCTCCACGTCGACTGCGGCTACAACGTCATGGGCTCGCCCGGCCGCGCCCTCGCCAAGGGCAAGGTCTGA